agggtttaaaaaacaaagatcatatttccggctgttattgctgcggagcgagcgtagcgagcgtagcagcagttcataatctaaaatatataaaagataGGTACGAAAATTTGAGATTAAGGTCGTCAGTCGTCTGTCGTGtttaccgtttttatactagacgttaaagtcgtctcgagacggctttaacgtcttagacaactttaacgtctctagcataaataACGGCCAATTACGCAATGGAGTTTGATTATGTATCACGATCTTCTTATAGTTTTGCCTTTACGCGAGCCGTCAATATTCAGGCGCGGGTTGATTAGTTTACAATTTTATTTAACCttaatattagttgtttttttggaaccgttttttgcatagaaaaccCTTAACgtttttgtagaaacgtttttcgcatgttttcggcaattttatttcttgacccaaaatgattattttgcatgggctatagcctttgcactgtggccttgttagccattttcaaaatggtcttatttttcgaatattagctgttttttggagccgtcttttgcatagaacaactttaacgtgtttgtagaaatgtttttcgcatgttttcggcagttttatttcttgaccTAAAGAGAgtattttgcgtgggctatagcctttgcattgtggccatgtgcggccatgttcaaaatggtctcatttttcgaatattagctgttttttggagcctttttttgcatagaacaactttaacgtgtttgtagaaacgtttttcgcatgttttcggCAATTTTACACCTTATAAATGATGGATCGCGATACCaaactaattgcgattttgagacggcaataccacattttattaaattctcaacctgggacaatgcatttcgcgtactctgattggttcactcaatcttggttatcagctcatatacctttgtttgaccttatatggcttagcgttgctaagctaaaaatgttttcgccggaaagcaaaatttttctctgaattaaggcaaaaacgaaaaaaaaaacttttttgtggaaagtttggatcaatgccgatgTTTAggagtacgcgaaaaggcaagaaatgtctTTTGTTATGTGGTATTGCtgtctcaaaatcgcaattagttttTATAAAGTAACTAAGATAGCGccacgctctgattggccgagaagCGTGTTTGcttgagagtatgtaaacacggttgtgtgacgtaaagatacaggagttgtaaacacgccatcaccagattttgaattttcatcagaaaaatgaatttttttaccttttcctgcgctgtagtttttagaggaagttctTTTATAAAAGCattagaaaacttttttccattgtttgcatagcctgatataaacactcgaggggttagaagaattctcgacagttgtgcaaaccctcgacttcgtctcgggttttcatcgtgtttatatcaggctatgcgaACACGAAAAACGTTACTTTTCTATTGCTTAACATAATATCGTTTTAGTGCATGCGCTAAGAATGTTCTGTTACGCTTTTAGAGAACTACTGTGTTGTCTTAGTTCGGTGATAAACGAAGAAGGATTCGCAAACATTTTCTTAAGCAAAAGCTTATTTAAATCGGTGGGTGATTCCACAGCCCAGAAGAAAAGAATTAGGAATAAGTTGGTTTGGTTTGTTTAAGTCTATcgtgttaattattttattttcgtaCTTATGTTGAAGATGAGCCGATGGAAGAATCAATTCCACAACCCCGCATTCACGACCACACTACGGAAGACGCCCCCCACGAAGTTACATATCAGTTGGTAGAAGGTGGAACTAAGCGCGCCAAGACTAAGCTTGCAGACAGCGACGGCTATACCTACAACGTGCAGCTACTGGCAATGCACAGTCCGACCAAAGGGAAATCATTGTAGAGCTATAGTGATCCAGCGGGGAAACGAGTTCcagcaaggaaaacaaaatcacaACCATCCTCCGGCAGCCGGTGCCGCGACAGCAGCTAGAGTAATGGCATCTGTAAAGGGGAGGGCAGTTGAGGACCAGTTTAAACCTGCATCAGCAATCGTCAATGaattaagtttgaaaaaattCGATCGTTTTTGCATAGAGCCTGCAGTAACAAcatgtttaatttttatcgAATTGAATTACATTCACTATAACTCTACCCACAGCATGGTAATtttttgaatgctatttaaattatcaaaatattaccatgttAAGAAGttcttttggtaacttaatacttgccattattattccactattgcgtcattttaccatatttggtcaagagaacgctcaaaatatgagacggtaatacactgttttgaccggtttagaacagagcaaatactgacggaaaggcagtttttaaatgaaagaaattgttttcatcgcaataccatgcctgagaatttagcttgtcatcgcttgtcactcgtcatcttgtttatccatcaaataaagatctttggctggctttttgtgctgtttacatcgttcgcacgcaccctgaagaacagatgatgcatttgttaaaacaccctttccaaataaagtGTAAGCAAATTAACACATTTTtttagtggaataataaatctcttattcgatggtttaacatataatactcgcggacattttgctcattgctcgcatttttcctcgcccctgtggggctcggaaaaatactacgcaacttacaaaatatccgcacgtattatatgttaaaccatcgaataagatgtatttattgcTCCAATgctgtgtggaaatcatcttaattatcATCGAAATTGCAAATTTTTCGTTCTTTGTCTTTTATTAGGTCCTTCTAAATGAACTTGGGGATGAACCATGCCCAGCACTTCCTAAACCTCATCATCTGGCCAGGGCTGCCAACAGAATACGACAATCTACAAGACCAAAAGATCCCATCGATTTGGATTTCGATCTTCAACAAGATCAAATCCCAGACGGTTTCTTGAAGGCGGACATTAAAAAACATGGAAACCGCCACATCATCCTCGGAACAGACCAGCAATTGGAACACCTTAGTAAGGCGAAGAGCTGGTACATAGATGGTACATTCAAGTTAGTCAAGCATCCGTTCCAGCAACTATTTACTATCAACGCGTTTGTACGCACCGACGATCACGCCAAGCAAGTTCCACTGGTGTTCGTACTAATGTCtggaaggaaaaagaaggaCTATCGTAAGGTAACACATAATAATTAGAGTATCTCTATTGTTCGTATATACTGACTGCAAAGTAAACTTATATCGTTACACGCATGGTTTTCAACGAAACCTCGACAAACTATATTTTATTAGTATgcataattgttaaatatccaaGAAGTCGTttattgtttaatttgttttttaggTCCTTAAGTCTATCCTGGAGTTGCTTCCTGTTGCTCATGAGGTCCGCCAGATAACCATCGATTTTGAACGGGCGATGTGGAGTGTTCTTCGCCAGCTCTTTCCCGATGTGAGGATTAAGGGATGTGTGTTCCACTGGACACAGGCTCTTTGGAGGAAGGTAGCCAAAACTTGCGAGACCCttctatttgcttttgttgATGAAGTAAACCTTAATATTTTTTAGAGTAAAAAACAACTTTGTATCAAATGTTTGAGAGAGAATGTGAAAATCTTGACATAATCATGACTTTCTGTTTCTTCTGTACAGATTCAAGAGCTCGGGCTCCAGTACCAGTATAATCACGACCGGGGTACATACCTCTATCTCCGAAAATTTATGGCGCTGCCATTTCTACCTGAAGATAACATCCAGCCGATGTTTGAACAGCTGCGTCTTGAAGCCACCACTGATCCCCTGAAACAGTTTGTCAACTATGTCTCAGAAACCTGGATCAGCAGCAACACCTGGCCTCCCTCGTCTTGGAGCGTGTACATGATGGCCATCAGGAGCAATAACGACGTAGAAGGATGGCACAATGGACTCCACCGTCGTGCTTCAGGCAGATGGCATATGCCATTCTACCTCTTGATCGGTCTCCTTCATGAAGAAGCCCGCCTGACAGCGTTACGAATCCGATTAGTGTCCGAAAAGAAGCTTAAAAGGATACAGCGAGCAAAGTTTAGATCTCTTCAAGCTAAAATATTCGACCTGTGGGATGATTTCGTGAATCAGAGAAAAAATGCAGAGCAGCTTCTCAGGCAATGCGCTCATCTGCATGGGCCATCGAAAGCATTCACTCAACGCTCAAGTTAAGGTTTTGAATGGGTAGCTACGGTTTTGAGAAATTGTGATGAATTGAGATTAATAATAGTTGTAAGGTATCGAGTGCATTGTCAATATAGAATTCTATTGTACGAGTAAGATTTATATTTTTAGAAGAATTTTTAGGGTAATTTTAGGTTTCAAGTTCGCGTTTTAACGATAAGTGATATATTTTAAATACAGAATTCCGTTGTATTGTATAATATTGTATTCTATTCTAACTGTTGTTAATAACAAGGTTAACTAATATACGAACCAGCATAGCTAATAAAGTATGAGGCCAAAGTAAGGTTCCGCATCCTATCAAAGTCCTTCAGTTGAAAGTCCCCGTTAAATTGGAAATTGTCGTTTTTGAAAACCACCAGTCTCGCATTAAACAAATTATCCGTATAcaaaaccttttgttttgtctCGCAGTCAAACAATCGGGCAACACTTGTATCCTTTATCCTTATTGATTTGCTCCGTGGGCAAACAATCAGGCAACACTTGTATcggctatttatttatttgttagtGTGTAGGCGAATCGACTTTACTTGTGTAGGGGAATCGACTTAACTTGTGTAGGCGAATCGACTACAATGTAGGCGAATCGGCCTGTAGGCGAAACGACTTGcaggcgaaacgaccggtttcCATCATGTCGAATTCGCCGCAAATAACTTACACTGTGAGTTTTTCGA
This window of the Acropora muricata isolate sample 2 chromosome 14, ASM3666990v1, whole genome shotgun sequence genome carries:
- the LOC136897886 gene encoding uncharacterized protein; amino-acid sequence: MASVKGRAVEDQFKPASAIVNELSLKKFDRFCIEPAVTTCLIFIELNYIHYNSTHSMVLLNELGDEPCPALPKPHHLARAANRIRQSTRPKDPIDLDFDLQQDQIPDGFLKADIKKHGNRHIILGTDQQLEHLSKAKSWYIDGTFKLVKHPFQQLFTINAFVRTDDHAKQVPLVFVLMSGRKKKDYRKVLKSILELLPVAHEVRQITIDFERAMWSVLRQLFPDVRIKGCVFHWTQALWRKIQELGLQYQYNHDRGTYLYLRKFMALPFLPEDNIQPMFEQLRLEATTDPLKQFVNYVSETWISSNTWPPSSWSVYMMAIRSNNDVEGWHNGLHRRASGRWHMPFYLLIGLLHEEARLTALRIRLVSEKKLKRIQRAKFRSLQAKIFDLWDDFVNQRKNAEQLLRQCAHLHGPSKAFTQRSS